Proteins encoded in a region of the Nicotiana tomentosiformis chromosome 9, ASM39032v3, whole genome shotgun sequence genome:
- the LOC138898332 gene encoding uncharacterized protein codes for MGSLAFIRVSERPLEVYVQTLANQFVRLDVSEPSRVLACVVSHSSLYDHIRERQYDDPHLLVPKDTVQHGDAKDVTIRNDGMLRMHGRICVPNIDCPHELILEEAHN; via the coding sequence atgggtagccttgcattcattcgtGTTAGTGAAAGGCCTCTTGAAGTttatgttcagaccttggccaatcagttcgtgagattagatgtttcagagcccagtagGGTTCTAGCATGTGTGGTTTCTCATTCTTCCTTATATGACCAcattagagagcgccagtatgatgatccccatttgcttgtcccgaaggacacagttcagcacggtgatgccaaagatgttactattagaaatgatgggatgttgaggatgcatggtcggatttgtgtgccaaatatagATTGTccgcatgagttgattcttgaagaagcccacaacTAG